In Gammaproteobacteria bacterium, the DNA window GTTCTCCCTCCACGAGCACCGCGCCGCCCTCGAGCACGGTTCCGGCATCGTCCATGACCACCACCGTGCCACCGTCGATCAGAAGCCGCTCATCCGCCTGTGGCACAGAAGAGGCGGTACACGCTGCCGAAGGCACCACGAGCAGCGCCGTCAGGGCGCGAAAGCCGGGCCACCGGCTCCAGCGTTCAGGGGTGACCGTCATTTTGCATTCCATCCTGTACATGTTCTTGTTGTCGCGTTTACGCGATTGCGCATTGCGGTCCTCCGAATCCCGCTTGCCATCATCAGAACCTAAGATATCCGGCAACGCCTCCCTCCGGACAACCACGCCGCACGCCCGCTTCCCTCACCCGGATACCCAGCCTTCACTTCGACGATGACCTCTCCCATCTGGCAACCGACGCGGGAGCGGCGCGAGGCGGCGAACCTCACCGACTTCCGCGCGTTCCTGATCCGGCGAGGACACGATCCCGGCGCGGGCTACGAGGCTCTGTGGCGATGGTCGCTCGCGGACCAGGCGGCCTTCTGGGACGCGTTCTGGGACTGGAGCGGGGTGGTGGGCGACAAGGGCGATGCGATTCTGGAGACGGGACCGGGGCCGATGGACGCCCGGTATTTTCCCGGCGCGCGGCTCAACTTCGCCGAGAACCTGCTTCAGCGCGCCGATGCCGCCCCCGCCGTCATCGCGTACTCGGAAGCCGGGCCGGGGCCGACCCTTTCCTGGGGGGAACTCCGGGATCTGGTGTCGCGCGTGGTCCAGGGGATGGAGGCCGCCGGCGTCCGCCGAGGCGACCGGGTGGCGCTGCTGCTCCCCAACGTGCCGGAGGCGATTGCGGCGGTGCTCGCGGCGGCGAGCCTGGGGGCGATCACCGCCAGCGCATCCCCCGACTTCGGAGTGGACGGCGTGGTGGACCGCTTCGGCCAGATCGCGCCACGCCTACTGATCGGGGTCGACGGCTACCGGTATGGGGGAAAGTGGCATTCCACCCTGGACAGGCTCGCGGAAGTCACGGCCAAGCTTCCATCGGTGGAGCGCGTGGTGGTCGTGCGAGCCCGCCGCGCGAATGGGGCGACGCGTCCGGACCTCGGTCCGCTCCCCGATCTCCCCGGCGCCATCGATTTCCCGGCCTTCATCGCGCCCTTCGAGCCTCGCGAGATCCCCTTCGCGCGGCTCCCCTTCGAGCACCCGCTCTACATCCTGTTCTCCTCGGGGACCACGGGGCCGCCCAAGTGCATCGTCCACAGCGCCGGCGGGGTGCTGCTGCAGCACCTGAAGGAGCAGCGCCTGCACGCCGACGTGAAGGCGGGCGACCGGGTGTTCTACTTCACGACCCTGGGATGGATGATGTGGAACTGGCTCGTCTCCATCCTGGGATCGCGCGCGACGGTGCTCCTGTACGACGGTTCGCCTTCGTTTCCCGGCCACGGCGTCCTCTTCGATTTCGCCGACTGGTCGCGGATGACGCACTTCGGGACCTCCGCGCGCTTCATCACCACGCTGCGCACCGCAGCGGCGCGCCCCCGCGCGAGTCACGGGCTGGACTCGCTTCGCACCGTGCTGTCCACCGGCTCGCCCCTGGATGCGGCTGGCTTTCGGTACATCCACGAGCACGTCAAGCCCGACGTACACCTGGCTTCGGTGTCGGGCGGGACGGACCTGTGCGCCTGCTTCGTCGGCGGGCTGCCGACCCGTCCCGTCTTCGCCGGGGAAATCCAGGGGCCCGCGATGGGGATGGCCGTGGAGGTGTACGACGACGGCGGCCGTCCGCTGGACCGGGGCAAGGGGGAACTGGTGTGCACCCGGCCCTTCCCCTCCATGCCCCTGGGCTTCTGGGGCGA includes these proteins:
- a CDS encoding acetoacetate--CoA ligase → MTSPIWQPTRERREAANLTDFRAFLIRRGHDPGAGYEALWRWSLADQAAFWDAFWDWSGVVGDKGDAILETGPGPMDARYFPGARLNFAENLLQRADAAPAVIAYSEAGPGPTLSWGELRDLVSRVVQGMEAAGVRRGDRVALLLPNVPEAIAAVLAAASLGAITASASPDFGVDGVVDRFGQIAPRLLIGVDGYRYGGKWHSTLDRLAEVTAKLPSVERVVVVRARRANGATRPDLGPLPDLPGAIDFPAFIAPFEPREIPFARLPFEHPLYILFSSGTTGPPKCIVHSAGGVLLQHLKEQRLHADVKAGDRVFYFTTLGWMMWNWLVSILGSRATVLLYDGSPSFPGHGVLFDFADWSRMTHFGTSARFITTLRTAAARPRASHGLDSLRTVLSTGSPLDAAGFRYIHEHVKPDVHLASVSGGTDLCACFVGGLPTRPVFAGEIQGPAMGMAVEVYDDGGRPLDRGKGELVCTRPFPSMPLGFWGDEGGERYRDTYFRRFPGVWHHGDFIERTASGGYVIHGRSDATLIVAGVRIGTAEVYRVVEALPEVREAIAIGQRRAEGTRMVLFVRLRAGHALDEGLRDRMRARLRKRASPRHVPAVILEVPDIPRTRSGKIVELAVRAVVHGEAVRNRQALANPEALEHFRDRPELTG